In a single window of the Penaeus monodon isolate SGIC_2016 chromosome 3, NSTDA_Pmon_1, whole genome shotgun sequence genome:
- the LOC119592993 gene encoding uncharacterized protein LOC119592993 isoform X2 translates to MTQESSSSSSSSTSCSTARPPPPPHAKPEPIYARSTKMKKTASAPGGLGAQPQGKDPLNTSTGTYEVTWQFGPLPPLPPPPPPPPPLKLCTHATSTPFPLYASMGPEASSLASQPASPSTQPCHMSNPASSAINRVPRLSSQPSYSTKHVFRSPSHQARSTNPRSHSTRPCQSTCSTNQSPCTADDMCLSRQPPPPWKQPPRPPPKPAHPASQSTGARPCLPLARPCLPLARPSQATNKQPSHSVAKPSQPGGGHPPSAHTQNLDPNELPPPPPPSPPPLVPVRTSSKRPSGVANFPSPASWKLPTCRSRKETDKNVARNSDKCNKQVDAPVCEQDSQNYVDVRDASALCGLVVRAGLSTHDSAVGTSGNVTQGPEDGAHEAALGSRLPVCASKTSSASHMEASVCRDTSDNTGTGTHSHDFEGLSLDSTLASWRWCSASKERVRAPSCGDYEEMYSSHMSSAAYAMARTPSEPSFYGVASSSLVSNTSSIYHADAEDTHEGSLTRDLRQYLNTRFQKGSVDHELQNTIRDNVYLRTVPVTTRSPRQGEVNGVDYTFLSKEEFRALQRSGNLLESGVFEGHEYGTPVPSPISSALQQRHTAERITRHRLRYRMPSVTSHNSSETFPSPVMERRRLPPLLTPWMGMRRGRAALPSDDAPPSEPQSEPGLDPDAHTEPLDGNNLLRSFSLPMKQPRAGKYGSDKIKTLPGRLLKGVQRPSLRELNRTFSANEIKEYFIRNGSQRYRMGENELRGQAYMSSKHETSLPINHSTGTFTRRASSRDKNSPMRKSKSLASFSVDPDYKSMPISYLIAQTLLTQPKQKTRRRTLSDESITEESDLESLFGGSEDGDTIVGSDSNTDSTSDDSDTLSIHSEVLTNVHRVYDRKPQATSVDHIYWIPNVKSISADNLSLLSNEESVDPVVVPNIHRVYDRKPQTTPVDHEESVDPVDAIPIFPSRQNIDQNTPSFYTTVVRSNPNPPAPESTSTEVCLTLGSCFPEFHHDVLSYDEEVNNIIGINQEETLSDTSDSAFLSTPQALSVSPDGTAMETASYTDSDISSVNLDDFMYDSGFEKQSDRCGSSSSGSVNIYRVNHSIQDTETSKYVMIYDSSDIKITSVEKPPLPPRSSSLKKYLEINTVNKEELLERQNEAKKRITENIVSKEHKAVVEKNIGQKNPSNQKSVCGPSAMDVQCPAKGANVSPVTDGCSTEMESDSFSAYENSGEDLIDHPKINGFIKHGRTSLKSSSKQIHEHPQNKCGLIPKSNRDTYIRLVNSLENLYVKKAGNKKWIKESEVLDFTLDVNSSSDKVDNPQSSDVKSGLQQNNSVIASKYDGNEFTRVGNNPNSSEVRVADSRKDSISSSTSSARSNEYLKPMNDLSMCSALSQEEANSNDKQKNCKSLPIKTPRVSKSRHFAAANNFPHIDAQGVLELKGVGRVYSNIKEDKSPNFNIKGRKGAHCVPAPPPQRTLFISRNAPTRFSVVKTPHERQRRAIQQQGNRLRNSIRSSLKSAMESRLSDEDKRSPIVDRRDSPENERKFINRLLWQTENRNEWCRSLGADHRFWSSGESCYNAQSGNHYGTPKPPSLPPDHLSRGPAGAAVLPGAHPSSEGKRRRNRSNVEAMAANTTSTEPPPDSPKHPYPPGTHYSPPGMHQGMVAEEGGMQLQPPDSPTSGELGPLPSNWEKAYTENGEPYYIDHVAGTSSWLDPRLARVQKRNAEECGEDELPFGWERIDDPQYGTYYIDHVNRKTQYENPVVMAKKQPMEQGGGNSPAEGGNNTFPRQKKTANEGNSVGAPNTSDGPQPPPGSGPKRANSECDLKSSHTGLMLYLPCLPCLASEGKDSKLQVQAQQTYIRVHNRMDKNSLPRPRSLSPNHKHPDSSQKHSNLNFRQNLTISGPMDPIHIASGTPHKANNLSQSPQVSKPNNLAISPNNFYPPDQISSASKQSNASRNQKPTLSHGIRNQEVKNPTFNQTIVPNFAKPHFPNYQNLAPKSLRLRIPQASSSPKGPMPMFSSPYNSLRYNYSTGSSPLQYSPSHNVRGSPPQFPTPAPYPLTRFLSSPLPSTQDLAYPVIHHQRSYSSYYPYSVLTPSASPLYRPSEDPIVSAVSLRRKELQGEFIRTSLVKSSRGLGFTIVGGDDNEEEFLQIKSVVPNGPAWQDGKLRTGDVLVYVGDTCVLGYTHADVVNMFQNIDPGRTVYLEVCRGYPLPFDPNDPNTEIVTTVAVTTADARSSKSGFCEGYERSRNNSSESMNTAKSMPDLSNPERVQEVPRPGSADLLSSENFDHTPDILDFYPSALSKPEYLTIPIVKGTNGFGFTIADSAYGQKVKKILDRVRCKNLIEGDILVDINNINVKGMSHTEVVQVLKDCAQGQEAVIMVQRGGLNSPTKSRGIRKDQTSPKKSGVASGLFRSKTPTADMYSSQPKEVIPNRPKTPLVDTRNRPKTPNVMSSVDISNTVDGNRQLEGNMDYRPPYTPTSVHAPYPGAFSYTGGQGDSQYDSKVNTMSAQMGQVSLEQNNYENYIGEMNRNAGQDSQGDGQVPPQNSYYYHNDLYAQDGYYQQQADHYEYDMKRTNAKTPTKEYVNQGYPHYLHYNNNLSNTSNLINNNHNTSMEQNSGYDYMQYSKDGYDLPRQDSGYSSQAQIPPARNPYPPFHGQNNSAGYNNSDGFNNQADSLGRRKESTSFEYEHPAPVSMPRFPDGRYSVNPRGPPVGSNDSLGYMEFTVTLKRQETGFGFRIVGGTEEGSQVSIGHIVPGGAADQDRSICTGDEIVGVDGEMVLGASHHRVVQLMSAAATHGRVTLTLRRRTQNPSELHNRSLEMQFPYDIQVTRRENEGFGFVIISSVTKSGSTIGRIIEGSPAERCGRLHVGDRILAVNGVDIKTLHHGHIVNLIKESGYSVTLTIGPPRDDASSTTSNSQRSSQGSMILAQATPVSTPQVSGAPAQTSTQAESDAGDDGEYYSVELQRGTRGFGFSIRGGREFHNMPLFVLRIAENGPAAEDGKLKVGDQLMEINGMSTKDMTHADAIELIKQCGNSVSLMVKRGGKLPQHLDTLNPNALGSPVGPPPPGTNIRSTATLPHPSPGSYPLPPGLPAPPGPPGPPYSSHGGYHPPPNATNSYPPAYLHNGAVRGPQPLHSSPATQYPPPLTPNGPLSQSSPRVMAAENYYWNRVSDHRPI, encoded by the exons CCCACGTTCCCATTCCACCCGGCCGTGCCAGTCCACTTGCTCCACCAACCAGTCTCCGTGCACCGCAGACGACATGTGCCTTTCCCGCCAGCCTCCCCCCCCTTGGAAGCAGCCCCCACGCCCTCCTCCCAAGCCGGCGCATCCCGCAAGCCAGTCCACCGGGGCTCGCCCCTGCCTGCCCCTCGCTCGCCCCTGCCTGCCCCTCGCTCGCCCAAGCCAGGCCACAAACAAGCAACCCAGTCATTCCGTCGCCAAGCCTTCTCAGCCGGGCGGTGGGCATCCTCCTTCAGCCCACACTCAGAATCTTGACCCAAACGAActgcctcccccgccccctccctcgcccccgcccCTCGTCCCTGTCCGCACTTCGAGCAAGCGGCCAAGCGGCGTGGCAAATTTCCCATCGCCCGCATCTTGGAAACTGCCGACATGTCGTTCGCGGAAGGAGACGGATAAGAATGTGGCTCGTAATTCAGATAAATGTAACAAGCAAGTTGACGCCCCAGTTTGTGAACAAGACTCGCAGAATTACGTAGACGTTCGAGATGCTTCGGCCCTGTGCGGGTTGGTGGTGAGGGCGGGGCTCAGCACCCACGACTCGGCCGTGGGGACTTCGGGCAACGTCACCCAAGGCCCCGAGGATGGCGCCCACGAGGCAGCGCTTGGCTCGAGATTGCCCGTGTGTGCTTCCAAGACATCCTCAGCCTCACACATGGAGGCAAGCGTCTGTCGAGACACCAGTGATAACACGGGGACCGGAACGCATTCGCACGATTTCGAGGGCCTCAGCTTGGACTCGACATTGGCTTCGTGGCGGTGGTGCTCGGCGTCCAAGGAACGAGTGCGAGCTCCTTCGTGCGGAGACTATGAGGAGATGTACTCCAGCCATATGAGCTCCGCGGCATACGCCATGGCCAGGACACCCAGCGAGCCCTCGTTCTATGGCGTCGCCTCCAGCTCCCTCGTCAGCAACACCTCCAGCATATACCACGCCGACGCCGAGGATACGCACGAAG GGTCCCTGACTCGTGATCTGCGGCAGTACCTGAACACACGTTTCCAAAAGGGTAGCGTGGACCATGAGCTGCAGAACACCATCCGCGACAACGTGTACCTGCGTACTGTTCCAGTGACCACCCGGTCTCCACGACAGGGGGAGGTCAACGGAGTCGACTACACTTTTCTCTCGAAGGAAGAATTTCGTGCCCTGCAGAGATCCGGGAATCTGCTGGAGTCTGGCGTCTTTGAGG GACATGAATATGGGACACCAGTACCATCCCCCATATCATCCGCCCTGCAGCAGCGTCACACTGCAGAGCGCATAACACGGCATAGGTTGCGCTACAGGATGCCATCGGTCACATCACATAACTCCTCTGAAACATTTCCAAGCCCTGTTATGGAACGAAGACGCCTTCCTCCGCTCCTTACTCCCTGGATGGGCATGCGAAGGGGAAGAGCTGCATTGCCCAGTGATGATGCCCCCCCTAGTGAGCCCCAAAGTGAACCAGGGTTAGATCCAGATGCACATACAGAGCCTTTGGATGGCAACAACCTCTTGCGTTCTTTTTCTCTGCCCATGAAACAACCAAGAGCAGGAAAGTATGGCTCAGACAAGATCAAAACTCTTCCAGGAAGATTGTTGAAGGGTGTTCAGCGCCCTTCACTTAGAGAACTAAATCGAACTTTTAGTGCCAATGAAATTAAGGAATACTTTATTAGGAATGGAAGCCAACGCTATCGTATGGGTGAAAATGAATTACGTGGCCAAGCTTACATGTCCAGCAAGCATGAAACATCATTGCCAATTAATCATTCCACAGGTACCTTTACTCGTAGGGCATCTAGTCGTGATAAAAATTCTCCTATGCGTAAAAGTAAAAGCTTAGCATCCTTTTCAGTAGATCCAGATTACAAATCTATGCCAATTAGTTATCTCATAGCTCAGACTCTCCTTACTCAGCCTAAGCAGAAAACCAGGAGAAGAACGCTGTCAGATGAGTCTATAACAGAAGAATCAGACCTTGAGTCTCTCTTTGGTGGCAGTGAAGATGGTGATACTATTGTTGGTAGTGACAGTAATACTGATAGCACATCTGATGACAGTGATACATTATCTATTCACAGTGAAGTCCTTACAAATGTTCACAGAGTTTATGATAGAAAACCACAAGCAACATCTGTAGACCATATTTACTGGATTCCTAATGTAAAAAGTATATCTGCTGATAATCTTTCTCTGCTATCAAATGAGGAGTCAGTAGACCCAGTTGTGGTTCCAAATATTCACAGAGTTTATGATagaaaaccacaaacaacacctgTAGATCATGAGGAGTCAGTAGACCCAGTAGATGCAATCCCTATTTTTCCTAGTAGACAAAATATTGACCAGAACACACCGTCCTTTTACACCACTGTAGTAAGAAGCAATCCTAATCCACCTGCACCAGAAAGCACTTCTACTGAAGTCTGTTTAACATTAGGCAGTTGCTTCCCTGAATTTCATCATGACGTCCTCAGTTATGATGAAGAGGTAAATAACATAATTGGTATTAATCAGGAGGAGACTTTGTCAGACACCAGTGATTCAGCCTTCCTTTCCACACCCCAGGCATTATCAGTGTCTCCAGATGGCACTGCAATGGAGACTGCATCATATACAGATAGTGACATTTCTAGTGTTAATTTGGATGATTTCATGTATGACTCTGGTTTTGAAAAGCAGTCTGATCGGTGTGGGAGTTCATCTTCTGGTAGTGTAAATATTTATAGAGTTAATCATAGCATTCAGGACACAGAAACTAGCAAGtatgttatgatatatgattCTTCAGACATCAAAATCACAAGTGTAGAGAAGCCACCACTACCACCTAGAAGTTCTTCACTAAAAAAGTATTTGGAAATTAACACTGTTAATAAAGAGGAATTATTGGAAAGACAGAATGAGGCTAAAAAAAGGATTACAGAAAATATAGTATCAAAAGAGCACAAAGCtgttgtagaaaaaaatattggacaAAAGAATCCATCTAACCAAAAGTCTGTCTGTGGTCCCTCTGCAATGGATGTTCAGTGTCCTGCCAAAGGAGCAAATGTCAGCCCAGTTACAGATGGATGTTCAACTGAAATGGAATCAGATAGTTTTTCAGCATATGAAAATTCAGGAGAAGATTTGATTGATCATCCAAAAATCAATGGTTTCATAAAACATGGAAGGACTTCACTAAAATCAAGCAGTAAACAGATTCATGAACATCCACAAAATAAATGTGGGCTTATTCCAAAATCTAACCGGGATACTTATATCAGACTTGTAAATAGCCTCGAGAACTTGTATGTTAAGAAGGCTGGAAATAAGAAATGGATCAAGGAGTCTGAGGTGTTAGACTTTACTTTGGATGTAAATTCAAGTTCTGATAAGGTAGATAATCCACAGAGTTCAGATGTGAAAAGTGGGCTTCAACAAAATAACAGTGTGATTGCTTCCAAATATGATGGGAATGAGTTTACCAGAGTTGGGAATAATCCAAATAGTTCAGAAGTTAGAGTTGCTGATAGTAGAAAGGACTCCATCTCATCCTCAACCTCATCTGCTAGGTCAAATGAATATCTTAAACCTATGAATGATCTATCTATGTGTTCAGCATTATCACAGGAGGAAGCcaatagtaatgacaaacaaaaaaattgtaaGTCACTACCAATCAAAACTCCAAGAGTATCAAAATCAAGACATTTTGCAGCTGCCAATAATTTTCCACACATTGATGCCCAAGGAGTTTTGGAATTAAAAGGGGTTGGCAGAGTATATTCTAATATAAAAGAGGATAAAAGTCCAAACTTTAATatcaagggaagaaaaggggcacATTGTGTGCCTGCACCACCACCACAGAGAACTCTTTTCATTAGTAGAAATGCACCCACGAGATTTAGTGTAGTAAAAACACCACATGAGAGACAAAGGCGTGCCATACAGCAACAAGGTAATAGGCTCCGAAATTCCATCAGATCTAGTTTAAAATCAGCAATGGAAAGTAGACTGTCAGATGAAGATAAACGTTCCCCAATTGTTGACAGAAGAGACAGtccagaaaatgaaagaaagtttATTAATAGACTGTTATGGCAAACTGAAAACAGAAATGAATGGTGCAGGTCTCTTGGTGCAGATCATAGATTTTGGTCATCAGGGGAGTCTTGTTACAATGCACAAtcag GTAACCATTACGGTACTCCAAAACCCCCATCATTACCTCCGGACCACCTGTCTCGGGGCCCTGCAGGTGCAGCAGTCTTACCTGGAGCTCACCCAAGCTCAGAAGGTAAACGACGACGCAACCGCTCCAATGTAGAAGCCATGGCTGCCAACACCACCAGCACAGAGCCTCCACCTGACTCACCCAAGCATCCTTATCCGCCGGGAACACATTACAGCCCTCCTGGCATGCACCAGGGGATGGTGGCAGAAGAGGGAGGCATGCAACTACAGCCTCCAGACTCTCCAACATCAGGAGAACTTGGTCCACTTCCTTCCAACTGGGAAAAAGCATATACTGAAAATGGGGAGCCATATTATATAGA TCATGTGGCTGGAACATCTTCCTGGTTGGATCCCAGATTAGCTCGTGTTCAAAAAAGAAATGCAGAAGAATGTGGGGAGGATGAGTTGCCATTTGGGTGGGAGAGAATAGATGATCCTCAGTATGGTACATACTACATTGACCATGTAAACAGAAAAACACAGTATGAAAATCCTGTTGTCATGGCAAAGAAGCAGCCCATGGAGCAAG GAGGTGGAAACAGTCCAGCAGAAGGTGGGAACAACACTTTCCCTCGCCAAAAGAAAACTGCAAATGAGGGCAATAGTGTAGGAGCCCCAAACACATCTGATGGCCCTCAGCCTCCTCCTGGTAGTGGCCCTAAACGTGCAAACAGTGAGTGCGATCTAAAGTCCTCCCACACAG GGCTCATGCTGTACCTGCCCTGTTTACCGTGCTTGGCATCAGAAGGCAAAGACTCTAAGCTGCAGGTGCAAGCGCAGCAAACGTATATTCGGGTTCACAACCGTATGGACAAGaactccctccctcgtcctcgctctctctctcccaatcacaAGCATCCAGATAGTTCTCAGAAACATTCAAACTTAAATTTTCGACAAAATTTAACTATTTCTGGCCCTATGGATCCTATACATATAGCTAGTGGAACACCTCATAAGGCAAACAATCTCTCACAAAGTCCTCAGGTTTCAAAGCCAAACAACTTAGCCATTTCTCCCAATAATTTCTACCCTCCTGACCAAATCAGTTCAGCCAGTAAGCAAAGTAATGCTAGTAGAAACCAAAAACCAACACTAAGTCATGGAATTCGGAATCAAGAGGTGAAGAATCCAACCTTCAATCAAACCATTGTCCCAAATTTTGCCAAGCCCCACTTTCCCAATTACCAAAATCTTGCTCCCAAATCGCTTCGCCTCCGAATACCTCAAGCCTCATCGTCTCCCAAAGGACCAATGCCAATGTTCAGTAGTCCTTACAATAGCCTCAGGTATAACTATAGCACAGGCTCCAGTCCTCTGCAGTACAGCCCGAGCCACAATGTAAGAGGTAGCCCTCCCCAATTCCCTACCCCAGCACCATACCCTCTCACTAGGTTCTTGTCATCACCACTACCAAGCACCCAGGATTTAGCATATCCAGTAATCCATCACCAAAGATCATACTCTAGCTATTACCCATACTCTGTCCTtactccctccgcctcccccctgtACCGTCCATCGGAGGACCCTATAGTATCGGCAGTCAGCTTAAGAAGGAAAG AGCTGCAGGGTGAATTTATCCGCACCAGCTTGGTAAAGTCATCACGAGGGTTGGGCTTCACGATCGTTGGTGGTGATGACAATGAAGAAGAGTTCCTGCAGATCAAAAGTGTAGTCCCAAATGGCCCAGCATGGCAAGATGGAAAATTGCGCACAG GCGATGTTCTGGTCTATGTGGGTGACACCTGTGTTTTAGGTTATACCCATGCTGACGTTGTGAACATGTTCCAAAACATAGACCCAGGTCGCACTGTGTACCTAGAGGTCTGTAGAGGTTATCCTTTGCCTTTTGATCCCAATGACCCAAATACTGAAATTGTAACCACTGTAGCTGTTACGACTGCTG ATGCAAGATCATCGAAGTCTGGCTTTTGTGAAGGCTATGAACGATCGAGAAACAATTCGAGCGAGAGTATGAACACAGCGAAGTCAATGCCAGACTTAAGTAATCCTGAACGTGTTCAAGAAGTACCCCGACCAGGGAGTGCTGATCTGCTTAGTTCTGAAAATTTTGATCACACACCTGATATTTTAGACTTTTATCCATCAGCCTTAAGCAAACCTGAATATCTGACTATACCGATTGTAAAAGGTACTAATGGCTTTGGATTTACCATAGCGGACAGTGCATATggacaaaaagtgaaaaagattcTAGATCGTGTTAGGTGTAAAAACTTGATTGAAGGTGATATTTTAGTTgacataaacaatataaatgtGAAAGGAATGAGTCATACAGAAGTGGTGCAAGTCTTGAAAGACTGTGCACAAGGGCAGGAGGCAGTTATCATGGTGCAAAGAGGTGGGCTTAACTCACCAACAAAGTCTCGAGGGATTCGCAAAGATCAAACTAGCCCTAAGAAATCAGGAGTTGCCAGTGGGCTTTTCAGAAGTAAAACTCCAACAGCAGATATGTACAGTTCACAACCCAAGGAAGTGATTCCAAATAGACCTAAGACTCCCCTTGTAGATACTCGAAATCGACCGAAGACCCCAAATGTCATGAGCAGTGTTGATATCAGCAACACAGTTGATGGGAACAGGCAGCTAGAAGGCAACATGGATTACCGACCCCCCTATACACCTACCTCAGTTCATGCACCATACCCAGGTGCATTCTCTTATACTGGGGGACAGGGAGACTCCCAGTATGACTCTAAGGTCAACACCATGTCTGCACAGATGGGACAAGTCAGCCTGGAGCAGAACAACTACGAAAATTACATTGGAGAAATGAATCGTAATGCTGGCCAGGATAGTCAAGGTGATGGCCAGGTTCCCCCACAGAATAGTTATTATTACCACAATGATTTATATGCTCAGGATGGATACTACCAACAGCAGGCTGACCATTATGAGTATGATATGAAGAGAACAAATGCCAAGACACCTACTAAGGAATACGTTAACCAGGGATATCCTCATTATTTACACTACAACAACAACCTTTCCAATACATCAAAccttataaataataatcataatactagcaTGGAACAAAATTCTGGCTATGATTATATGCAATATTCCAAAGATGGCTACGATCTACCCCGACAAGACTCTGGCTATAGTTCACAGGCTCAGATTCCTCCTGCCAGGAATCCTTACCCACCTTTCCACGGCCAGAACAACTCGGCAGGTTATAATAACTCTGATGGCTTCAACAACCAGGCTGACAGtttaggaagaaggaaagagtccACTAGTTTTGAGTATGAGCATCCAGCACCTGTTAGCATGCCtag ATTCCCTGATGGGCGATACAGTGTGAATCCTCGTGGTCCTCCTGTTGGTTCTAACGACAGTCTAGGGTACATGGAGTTTACTGTAACACTCAAGAGACAAGAGACTGGTTTTGGTTTTAGAATTGTAGGAGGAACTGAAGAGGGGTCTCAG GTATCCATTGGCCACATTGTCCCTGGTGGAGCAGCTGACCAAGATCGTAGCATTTGCACTGGTGATGAGATAGTAGGTGTCGATGGTGAAATGGTGCTGGGAGCAAGTCATCATCGTGTTGTTCAGCTCATGTCTGCCGCTGCCACACATGGACGAGTCACTCTTACTTTAAGACGACGTACACAAAACCCCTCTG aaCTTCATAATAGATCATTGGAAATGCAGTTCCCTTATGATATACAAGTcacaagaagagaaaatgaaggctTTGGCTTTGTGATTATATCGTCAGTCACAAAGTCTGGTTCCACTATAG GTCGCATCATAGAAGGAAGCCCAGCAGAGCGTTGTGGTCGCCTTCATGTTGGAGATCGCATATTAGCTGTCAATGGGGTAGACATCAAGACCCTGCACCATGGCCATATTGTCAACCTGATCAAGGAGTCGGGCTATTCAGTCACACTTACCATCGGCCCCCCCAGGG aTGACGCTTCGAGTACCACGTCCAACTCTCAGCGG AGTTCTCAGGGGTCCATGATACTGGCTCAGGCCACGCCAGTGTCGACCCCACAAGTCTCTGGTGCCCCGGCCCAGACCTCAACCCAG GCTGAGAGTGATGCTGGCGATGATGGCGAGTATTACAGCGTAGAGCTCCAGCGTGGAACCAGAGGATTTGGCTTCAGCATTCGTGGCGGCAGAGAATTCCACAATATGCCTTTGTTTGTTTTGAGGATTGCGGAAAATGGACCAGCAGCAGAAGATGGAAAACTCAAG GTTGGTGATCAGTTGATGGAAATCAATGGCATGTCTACGAAGGATATGACACATGCAGATGCCATTGAACTGATAAAGCAATGTGGAAACAGTGTCTCTCTAATGGTGAAGCGTGGTGGGAAACTCCCTCAGCATTTGG ATACCTTAAATCCCAATGCCTTGGGGTCACCTGTGGGTCCCCCACCCCCTGGGACCAACATCCGCTCCACAGcaactctcccccatccctccccaggTTCATATCCCTTACCACCAGGTCTTCCAGCTCCCCCAGGACCACCAGGACCCCCATACTCCTCCCATGGTGGGTATCATCCCCCTCCCAATGCCACAAACAGCTATCCACCAGCCTATCTTCACAATGGTGCTGTGCGCGGCCCACAGCCTCTACACTCTTCCCCAGCCACTCAGTATCCTCCTCCTCTAACCCCAAATGGACCACTCAGCCAGTCATCACCCAGAGTTATGGCTGCAGAAAATTATTACTGGAACCGTGTATCTGACCACAGACCCATATGA